Proteins from one Methanococcus maripaludis C5 genomic window:
- a CDS encoding glutamate synthase-related protein: protein MIPSTVPPKYKVFVDPERCMLCERCTTECSWGVYRRQGNKILTYPNRCGACLRCVSLCPRDAITVTLNQSCGREHPVWTPEVKQDVVTQAKSGCILLSGMGNAKEYPIYFDKIVLDACQVTNPSIDPLREPMELRTYVGKKPEKLEFDYVEEEVDGKKVKKAKLKTKIAPNIKLNTPIMIGHMSYGALSLNAHKAMAKAVKECGTFMGTGEGGLHRDLYGYSDSIITQVASGRFGVNSEYLNKGAAIEIKIGQGAKPGIGGHLPGEKVSAEVSMTRMIPQGSDAISPAPHHDIYSIEDLAQLIRSLKESTRWKMPVFVKISAVHNVAAIANGIATSDADAVVIDGFKGGTGAAPKVFRDNVGIPIEVAIAAVDDRLREQGNRHKISIIASGGIRNSADVFKSIALGADAVYIGTAAMVAMGCTVCGRCYTGQCAWGIATQKPELVKRLEVEDGARRVANLIHAWTHEIQELLGAAGINSIESLRGNRDRLRGVGLSEIELNTLGIKQAGM from the coding sequence ATGATACCTTCAACAGTTCCGCCAAAATACAAAGTTTTTGTGGATCCAGAAAGATGTATGCTTTGTGAACGATGTACTACCGAATGTTCATGGGGCGTTTACCGAAGACAGGGAAATAAAATTTTAACTTACCCTAACAGATGTGGAGCATGTTTAAGATGTGTTTCTTTGTGTCCTAGAGATGCTATTACAGTTACATTAAATCAATCATGCGGCAGGGAACATCCTGTATGGACACCTGAGGTAAAACAGGATGTTGTAACACAGGCGAAATCAGGATGTATTCTATTAAGCGGTATGGGTAATGCAAAAGAGTACCCGATATACTTCGATAAGATTGTTCTTGATGCATGTCAGGTAACGAATCCTTCAATAGATCCATTGAGAGAACCGATGGAACTTAGAACCTACGTTGGTAAAAAACCAGAAAAATTAGAATTTGACTACGTTGAAGAAGAAGTTGACGGTAAAAAGGTCAAAAAAGCAAAATTAAAAACAAAAATTGCTCCAAATATTAAATTGAATACCCCAATAATGATCGGACACATGTCATACGGTGCACTTTCATTAAATGCCCACAAAGCAATGGCAAAAGCTGTAAAAGAATGTGGAACGTTCATGGGAACTGGTGAAGGTGGACTTCACAGGGATTTGTACGGATATTCAGACAGCATCATCACGCAGGTTGCAAGCGGTAGATTTGGTGTAAACAGCGAATATTTAAACAAAGGGGCTGCAATCGAGATTAAAATCGGTCAGGGTGCAAAACCTGGAATCGGAGGACACTTGCCTGGAGAAAAAGTGTCAGCAGAAGTTTCAATGACAAGAATGATACCTCAAGGTTCAGACGCAATTTCACCAGCACCTCACCACGACATTTACTCAATTGAAGATCTTGCACAGCTTATCAGAAGTTTAAAAGAATCTACAAGATGGAAAATGCCAGTATTTGTTAAAATTTCAGCAGTACACAACGTAGCAGCAATTGCAAATGGTATTGCAACATCAGACGCAGATGCAGTAGTTATCGATGGATTCAAAGGTGGAACTGGTGCAGCACCTAAGGTATTCAGAGACAATGTTGGTATTCCAATCGAAGTTGCAATCGCAGCAGTAGATGACAGGCTCAGGGAGCAAGGAAACAGACATAAAATAAGCATCATTGCAAGTGGAGGTATTAGAAACTCCGCTGATGTATTCAAGTCAATTGCACTTGGTGCTGATGCAGTGTACATTGGAACCGCTGCAATGGTTGCAATGGGCTGTACCGTATGTGGAAGATGCTACACAGGACAGTGTGCATGGGGTATTGCAACCCAGAAACCTGAACTCGTAAAAAGATTAGAAGTGGAAGATGGTGCAAGAAGAGTCGCTAATTTAATACACGCATGGACTCATGAAATTCAGGAATTACTCGGAGCTGCAGGAATTAACTCCATAGAAAGTCTCAGAGGAAACAGAGACAGATTAAGGGGCGTAGGACTCAGCGAGATCGAATTAAATACATTAGGAATAAAACAGGCGGGAATGTAA
- a CDS encoding glutamine amidotransferase family protein produces MCGIIGFMSRTGRLISGDRIATALNCLKERGNGEGSGYVGYGIYPDYKDDYAIHVFLDATKDYDRIRHEVEEVLVKYGYILKDEEIPTEEGIIKQEQVSWRFFYRFDEKYKTVEEDLMVDIVMDINAKIDGAFVFSSGKNMGVFKAAAWPLEVAEYFKIDQYKGFQWLSHARYPTNTKGWWGGAHPFNLLGWSVVHNGEITSYGANKRYVESFGYKCKLLTDTEVVAYLFDLLIRKHKIPVEYAMSALAPRFWDEIEIMSEEDKKIHEAIRMTYGGATMNGPFGIVVGTQEGMVFMNGEVEEGNTMVGLTDRIKLRPLVAAEKDDLLFVSSEESAIRKICPELDRVWMPDAGRMVIAKLEKKI; encoded by the coding sequence ATGTGCGGAATTATCGGATTTATGAGTAGAACTGGAAGACTTATCAGTGGAGACAGGATTGCTACAGCCTTGAATTGTTTAAAGGAAAGAGGAAACGGTGAAGGTTCAGGGTATGTGGGATATGGAATTTATCCTGACTATAAGGATGACTATGCAATACATGTTTTTTTAGATGCAACCAAAGATTACGACAGAATAAGACACGAAGTCGAAGAAGTTCTTGTGAAATACGGCTACATCTTAAAAGACGAAGAAATTCCAACGGAAGAAGGAATTATCAAACAAGAACAGGTCTCATGGAGATTTTTCTACAGGTTTGATGAAAAATACAAAACTGTCGAAGAAGATTTAATGGTGGATATCGTAATGGATATCAACGCTAAAATCGACGGAGCATTTGTATTTTCAAGCGGTAAAAACATGGGCGTATTTAAAGCTGCTGCATGGCCATTAGAGGTCGCAGAATACTTTAAAATTGACCAGTACAAAGGTTTCCAGTGGCTTTCACATGCAAGATACCCTACAAACACGAAAGGATGGTGGGGAGGCGCGCACCCATTCAACCTATTGGGATGGTCTGTAGTTCACAACGGAGAAATTACAAGCTACGGGGCAAACAAAAGATACGTTGAAAGTTTCGGATATAAATGTAAACTTTTAACCGACACAGAAGTTGTAGCATATCTCTTCGATTTACTCATCAGGAAACACAAAATCCCTGTAGAATATGCAATGAGTGCATTAGCTCCAAGATTCTGGGACGAAATCGAGATTATGTCAGAAGAAGATAAAAAGATTCATGAAGCAATCCGTATGACCTACGGCGGTGCAACAATGAACGGTCCTTTCGGAATTGTTGTAGGGACACAAGAAGGAATGGTGTTCATGAACGGCGAAGTCGAAGAAGGAAATACAATGGTTGGTTTGACTGACAGAATTAAATTAAGACCATTAGTTGCGGCAGAAAAAGATGACTTGTTATTTGTATCAAGTGAAGAATCAGCAATTAGGAAAATATGTCCTGAATTGGATCGAGTATGGATGCCAGATGCAGGAAGAATGGTTATCGCAAAATTGGAGAAAAAAATTTAA
- a CDS encoding orotate phosphoribosyltransferase-like protein — MKKELILKALKLRDMGFPSGDIAEELNISVKTALYLTLNGEELLKAGETPKEDSEKLDIFLEWDNVRASSRRLRNISKIICDMLSDVEFDGIVGISSGGVPLATLISDELDKNFSIYVPKKHVHTEKEKTTGFIGQNMSSIVGKDVIIVDDVMTSGNSVKETIKYLKGIANPKKVFVVMDKSGIDEIDGVKIEHLFRTGVVDIKK; from the coding sequence ATGAAAAAAGAACTCATACTTAAGGCTTTAAAATTGAGAGATATGGGTTTTCCAAGCGGAGATATTGCAGAAGAACTAAATATCTCAGTTAAAACGGCATTATATCTTACACTAAATGGTGAAGAACTATTAAAGGCCGGAGAAACTCCAAAAGAAGATTCTGAAAAGTTAGATATCTTTTTAGAATGGGATAATGTTAGGGCTTCATCAAGAAGGCTCAGGAATATTTCAAAAATAATCTGCGACATGCTCTCAGATGTTGAATTCGACGGCATTGTTGGAATTTCTTCGGGAGGAGTTCCACTTGCAACATTAATCTCAGATGAACTCGATAAAAATTTCTCAATATACGTTCCCAAAAAACACGTACACACCGAAAAAGAGAAAACAACAGGATTCATCGGTCAAAACATGTCCAGCATTGTTGGAAAAGACGTTATTATTGTTGACGACGTAATGACTTCAGGAAATTCCGTAAAAGAAACAATAAAATATTTAAAAGGCATTGCTAACCCTAAAAAAGTATTTGTGGTCATGGATAAAAGTGGAATCGATGAAATTGACGGCGTTAAAATAGAACACCTGTTTAGAACTGGTGTCGTCGATATTAAAAAATAA
- a CDS encoding 7-carboxy-7-deazaguanine synthase QueE, with amino-acid sequence MIREVFSSIMGEGKFIGKRFIFVRFKECPLDCIYCDEPNAPGGTARVEEVSGSGDFMEYLELEHELIDIIEKLRTPDLFAVSFTGGEPLLYSNKIKQYSEILKHKGYKTFLESNGMFPERLDSYDYASIDIKLPEHFENKEDEFWYDLYSKELETIERLYLAGTDVYAKIVVFEETSEELIERIARDLSKIGNITLCIQPVSPTDKIKATTSKKKLFELMAICGRYVDVMCTPQIHKWMGML; translated from the coding sequence ATGATTAGAGAAGTATTCTCCTCAATTATGGGTGAAGGGAAGTTTATCGGCAAGAGATTCATTTTTGTGAGATTTAAGGAATGCCCACTTGACTGCATATATTGTGACGAGCCAAATGCTCCGGGTGGAACTGCAAGAGTCGAAGAAGTTTCCGGATCAGGCGACTTTATGGAATATCTGGAACTTGAACACGAACTTATTGATATCATCGAAAAATTGAGAACTCCTGATCTTTTTGCAGTTTCGTTTACTGGAGGGGAACCCCTATTATATTCAAATAAAATAAAACAGTATTCCGAAATTTTAAAGCATAAAGGTTATAAAACATTTTTAGAGAGTAACGGAATGTTTCCAGAAAGATTGGATAGCTACGATTACGCTTCAATCGATATAAAATTGCCAGAACACTTTGAAAATAAAGAGGACGAGTTCTGGTATGATTTGTATTCAAAAGAACTTGAAACAATCGAAAGACTTTACTTGGCAGGAACTGACGTTTACGCAAAAATTGTAGTGTTTGAAGAAACTTCCGAAGAATTAATCGAAAGAATTGCAAGAGATTTATCAAAAATAGGAAATATAACGCTCTGCATTCAGCCGGTTTCTCCAACTGACAAAATAAAGGCAACGACTTCAAAGAAAAAGTTATTTGAATTAATGGCAATTTGCGGAAGATACGTGGATGTAATGTGCACGCCGCAAATCCACAAATGGATGGGGATGCTTTAA
- a CDS encoding TRAM domain-containing protein, translating to MAFGKPAMKNVPVEAGKEYEVSIEDMGKGGDGIARIDGFVVFVPNAEKGSVIKVKVTAVKEKFAFAERV from the coding sequence ATGGCTTTCGGTAAACCCGCAATGAAAAATGTTCCTGTAGAAGCAGGAAAAGAATACGAAGTATCAATTGAAGACATGGGTAAAGGTGGAGACGGAATCGCTAGAATCGATGGATTCGTTGTTTTCGTACCTAACGCAGAAAAAGGTAGCGTTATCAAAGTTAAAGTTACCGCTGTAAAAGAAAAATTCGCTTTTGCAGAAAGAGTATAA
- a CDS encoding CPBP family intramembrane glutamic endopeptidase, producing MIESLIRFFYFFISLVIYWINLIRAFSLELIEKRTLDLIFVFNLSVLFFSIYFMSDVNYVFGLSVYAVSFLSVLLIRNQGFFEKFTKLLKMDLSFDNPIHKISVSLSIYILLNPVIAFASGAGLIITLTDFLEILDLAAFQLIILVYAFVGIGFGTRKNLKQSIKRLDIKIPSLKYAIFGVMLLFVVDKFIWGLFDFFTYLFQSMDPVISEQIAEQAVIESSNVNEVVSTIKTSASTPLKIVFLSIIVGISEELMFRGALQPRFGNIYTSFLFAALHAQYLSSMVLLDVFIISYILGMIKERKSTSTTILIHIFYDILSLIF from the coding sequence ATGATCGAATCACTAATTCGATTCTTTTATTTTTTTATAAGTCTAGTAATATACTGGATCAATTTAATTCGAGCATTTAGTCTGGAACTTATTGAAAAACGTACACTTGACCTTATTTTTGTTTTTAATTTATCAGTACTTTTCTTTTCGATATATTTCATGTCAGATGTAAATTACGTTTTTGGACTTTCAGTCTATGCAGTTTCTTTTTTGAGTGTTTTACTAATTAGAAATCAGGGTTTTTTTGAAAAATTTACAAAACTTCTAAAAATGGATCTCTCGTTTGATAATCCGATTCATAAGATTTCAGTTTCGCTTTCTATATACATTTTGTTAAATCCTGTGATCGCTTTTGCATCGGGAGCAGGCCTTATAATCACCCTTACAGATTTTTTAGAAATACTCGATCTTGCCGCATTTCAACTCATAATTTTAGTTTATGCTTTCGTTGGAATAGGATTTGGAACGAGAAAAAATTTAAAACAGTCTATTAAAAGGCTTGACATAAAAATTCCGTCCTTAAAATACGCAATTTTTGGAGTAATGCTTCTCTTCGTGGTTGATAAATTTATATGGGGTCTTTTTGACTTTTTTACATATCTTTTCCAGTCAATGGACCCGGTAATTTCAGAACAGATTGCAGAACAGGCCGTTATTGAAAGTTCAAATGTTAACGAAGTAGTAAGTACGATAAAAACTTCGGCATCTACGCCATTAAAAATAGTATTTTTATCAATAATAGTTGGAATAAGTGAAGAATTGATGTTTAGAGGGGCATTGCAGCCGCGATTTGGAAATATATATACAAGTTTCCTTTTTGCGGCGCTTCATGCACAATATCTGTCATCAATGGTACTTCTGGATGTATTTATAATAAGCTACATCCTCGGAATGATAAAAGAGAGAAAATCAACATCCACTACGATTTTAATCCACATCTTTTACGACATTTTGTCTTTAATCTTTTGA
- a CDS encoding argininosuccinate synthase codes for MQEKIAVLAYSGGLDTSCCLKLLEDKYDYKVISVAVDVGQPEEDLIEPEEKAKKFGVLKHYTIDAKEEFAKDYIFRAIKANALYEGYPLSTALARPLIAIKIAELAEEVGASAISHGCTGKGNDQFRFESVMRAKTPEIEIVAPIRDLNLTRTEEIEYAKEKGIPVPVDLEKPFSIDENLWGRSIEGGILENPMTETPKECFAWTVDPTDAQDKEEYVEIEFEEGVPVAINGDSLAPVSLIRKANEIAGKNGVGRVDIVEDRVLGLKSRENYECPGAMLLITAHKALEQLVLTREEIVFKEMVDSKYADLIYKGLWHEPLRLDLDAFVDKTQTRMNGKVVVKLYKGSMRIVGRESKDAIYNEEMVSFENKEMDQREIVGMVKFHGLQAAIYEGLTRK; via the coding sequence ATGCAAGAAAAAATTGCAGTTTTGGCATATTCTGGAGGGCTTGACACGAGCTGCTGTTTAAAATTACTCGAAGACAAATACGACTACAAAGTAATTTCAGTAGCAGTTGACGTAGGCCAGCCTGAAGAAGATTTAATAGAGCCAGAAGAAAAAGCAAAAAAATTTGGTGTATTAAAACACTATACAATCGATGCAAAAGAAGAATTTGCAAAAGATTACATTTTCAGAGCTATTAAAGCAAATGCGCTTTATGAAGGCTACCCATTATCAACAGCGTTAGCAAGACCTTTAATTGCCATAAAAATTGCAGAACTTGCAGAAGAAGTTGGAGCAAGTGCAATTTCACACGGATGTACTGGAAAAGGAAACGATCAGTTCAGATTTGAATCAGTAATGAGAGCAAAAACACCTGAAATTGAAATTGTAGCACCAATTAGAGATTTAAACCTTACAAGAACTGAAGAAATAGAATATGCTAAAGAAAAAGGAATTCCCGTTCCAGTGGATTTGGAAAAACCATTCAGTATCGATGAAAACTTATGGGGAAGAAGCATCGAAGGTGGAATTTTAGAAAACCCCATGACAGAAACTCCAAAAGAATGTTTTGCATGGACTGTTGATCCAACAGATGCACAGGACAAAGAAGAATACGTAGAAATTGAATTTGAAGAAGGCGTTCCTGTAGCAATCAACGGGGATTCATTAGCACCAGTTTCACTAATAAGAAAAGCAAACGAAATTGCTGGAAAAAACGGTGTTGGTAGAGTAGATATCGTTGAAGATAGAGTTTTAGGGTTGAAATCAAGAGAAAACTACGAATGCCCAGGTGCAATGCTTTTAATAACTGCGCACAAAGCTCTCGAACAGCTCGTTTTAACAAGAGAAGAAATCGTATTCAAAGAAATGGTTGATTCAAAATACGCAGATTTAATCTACAAAGGACTTTGGCACGAACCATTAAGACTTGATTTAGATGCGTTTGTTGATAAAACACAAACAAGAATGAACGGAAAAGTTGTTGTAAAACTCTACAAGGGTTCAATGAGAATTGTTGGAAGAGAAAGCAAAGATGCAATCTACAACGAAGAAATGGTTTCATTTGAAAACAAAGAAATGGACCAGAGAGAAATTGTTGGAATGGTTAAATTCCACGGTCTTCAAGCAGCAATCTACGAAGGATTAACAAGAAAATAA
- the mfnF gene encoding (4-{4-[2-(gamma-L-glutamylamino)ethyl]phenoxymethyl}furan-2-yl)methanamine synthase, with protein MILGVDIGGANTKITELHENGEFKVHHLYFPMWKNNDKLAEVLKTYSKDVFHVALVTTAELADSYETKKEGVDNILTAVESAFGKNISVFDSDGNFISLEDARETYMKVSASNWCGTAKWVSKNIEKNCILVDMGSTTTDIIPIVDGRVVAEKTDLERLMNQELLYVGTLRTPISHLGNIIMFKGVNTNVSSEYFAITADISVILEKVTPEEYTCDTPDGKGTDKRSSLIRISKVLCSDLNQISESDAENIAKTYYELWTDLILKNVAAVAEKYGLKKVVITGLGENVLKDALADFEVISVAEKYGKDVSLATPSFAVAELLKSELH; from the coding sequence ATGATTTTGGGAGTAGATATTGGTGGAGCAAATACAAAAATAACAGAACTCCACGAAAACGGCGAATTTAAAGTTCACCACCTTTATTTTCCAATGTGGAAGAACAACGATAAATTAGCAGAAGTTTTAAAGACGTATTCAAAAGATGTATTCCATGTAGCACTTGTTACAACCGCAGAACTTGCAGATTCTTATGAAACGAAAAAAGAAGGCGTAGATAATATACTAACTGCCGTAGAATCTGCTTTTGGTAAAAATATATCTGTTTTTGATAGCGATGGAAATTTTATTTCTCTTGAAGATGCCAGAGAAACTTACATGAAAGTTTCTGCATCTAACTGGTGCGGAACTGCAAAATGGGTTTCAAAAAATATCGAAAAAAACTGTATTTTAGTTGATATGGGCTCAACAACCACGGATATTATCCCTATTGTGGATGGGAGAGTGGTTGCGGAAAAAACAGATCTCGAAAGGCTAATGAATCAGGAATTATTATATGTCGGAACTCTTAGGACTCCAATTTCACACCTTGGAAACATAATAATGTTCAAAGGCGTTAATACAAATGTTTCTTCAGAATATTTTGCAATAACTGCGGATATTTCGGTAATTTTAGAAAAAGTAACACCTGAAGAATACACTTGCGACACACCTGACGGCAAAGGAACAGATAAAAGAAGCAGTCTTATCAGGATTTCAAAAGTTTTATGTTCTGATTTAAATCAGATTTCAGAAAGTGACGCAGAAAACATCGCGAAAACCTATTATGAATTGTGGACAGATTTAATTTTAAAAAATGTAGCGGCAGTCGCGGAAAAGTATGGCCTTAAAAAGGTCGTAATAACAGGACTTGGAGAAAATGTTTTAAAAGATGCATTAGCGGATTTTGAAGTAATTTCTGTCGCAGAAAAATATGGAAAAGACGTATCTCTTGCAACTCCGAGTTTTGCAGTTGCAGAACTTCTCAAAAGTGAACTCCACTAA
- the priS gene encoding DNA primase catalytic subunit PriS, producing the protein MNENPAANKIFNEVSSLYKQYFEYAIKVRKWLEIPDDLPHREIGYGMLKKVDNRNISFNTEGEYLTWVLKESPFHLYKSLSYMEYPDLVGGAAKKGLFKREVAFDIDTHKTEKCTHDDSWICEECLGEARNQVLILIEDFLFPDFGLSEKDLKIVFTGNRGYHIYLKPEDPELLKKIEKWGKNERRYFIEYILGKNLNLRNMGSRWKNILISEFKKNKIATKKFEKNSDWKTEIDTRKDTTRRKIYETIDKVKSRLELDEKVMDDDIRLLRTIGSLHGYTGLMVKEITYSSLKSNQFDPLNHGVFSKFHKIMYNVNIKQEIDPLTLKGDTFNHKSTEIPASYLLFLFGHGIDFEILE; encoded by the coding sequence ATGAATGAAAATCCTGCCGCCAATAAGATTTTTAACGAAGTTTCGAGCCTCTATAAACAATATTTTGAATACGCCATAAAAGTTAGAAAGTGGCTTGAAATTCCAGATGATTTGCCACATCGAGAGATTGGTTACGGGATGCTGAAAAAAGTAGACAATAGAAACATTTCATTTAATACCGAAGGCGAATATTTAACCTGGGTTTTAAAAGAATCCCCATTTCACCTGTATAAATCACTTTCTTATATGGAATACCCCGATTTAGTTGGAGGGGCTGCAAAAAAAGGATTGTTTAAACGAGAAGTTGCATTCGATATAGATACGCATAAAACTGAAAAGTGTACTCATGACGATTCCTGGATATGCGAAGAGTGTTTGGGTGAGGCTAGAAATCAGGTCTTAATTTTAATCGAAGATTTCTTGTTTCCTGACTTTGGACTCTCTGAAAAAGATTTGAAAATTGTATTTACTGGAAACAGGGGCTACCACATATATTTAAAACCAGAAGACCCCGAATTGCTTAAAAAAATAGAAAAATGGGGAAAAAACGAAAGACGGTACTTTATTGAATATATTTTAGGAAAAAATCTAAATTTAAGGAATATGGGAAGTCGCTGGAAAAATATCTTGATAAGCGAATTTAAGAAAAACAAGATTGCAACAAAAAAGTTTGAAAAAAATTCAGATTGGAAAACCGAAATAGATACCAGAAAAGATACTACAAGACGAAAAATATACGAAACTATCGATAAAGTAAAAAGCAGGCTTGAACTCGACGAAAAGGTTATGGATGACGATATCCGGCTTCTCAGAACGATTGGATCGCTTCACGGATATACGGGACTGATGGTAAAAGAGATAACTTATAGTTCATTGAAAAGTAATCAATTCGATCCATTAAATCATGGCGTATTCTCCAAATTCCATAAAATAATGTACAATGTAAATATAAAACAGGAAATTGATCCGTTAACATTGAAAGGAGATACTTTTAACCATAAATCTACAGAAATTCCTGCAAGCTACCTTTTATTTTTATTTGGACATGGTATCGACTTTGAAATTTTAGAATAA
- a CDS encoding tributyrin esterase — translation MVFGIFKKKKKTVEDYLNDKNILELILNDHKDCILDFTYNFIWQSNFDIKSEVQNGISYEKLVNHIKNPENVVYINGDVGHRFCSSMGADLKYFGGSGGKIQTGTVIVDGNIDTRFGISMVSGTVYLNENFKLKEPIGNIIEVESDILGYKKYISITELMESETKEKVLKPNVFKNNELILNDNVIRDTIGARIENGSKITVNGNVDLSTGILMKNGTVIVNGKAGKNTGSVLRGGTVIINGNTGDFTASDMISGTIIIDGNAGKFLGSKKKKGAIYAKDGSAIPPLKKQSLNSKDKEIISKNGFFGEFVKFQ, via the coding sequence ATGGTCTTTGGAATATTTAAAAAGAAGAAAAAAACCGTTGAAGATTATTTAAACGATAAAAATATTCTCGAACTTATTTTAAATGATCATAAGGATTGCATACTTGATTTTACGTACAATTTTATATGGCAGAGTAATTTTGATATTAAAAGTGAAGTACAAAATGGAATATCTTACGAAAAATTAGTAAATCACATAAAAAATCCCGAAAATGTAGTTTATATTAACGGGGATGTAGGACACAGGTTTTGTAGTTCGATGGGTGCCGATTTAAAGTATTTTGGTGGAAGCGGAGGTAAAATTCAAACTGGAACCGTTATTGTTGATGGAAATATCGACACGAGGTTTGGAATAAGTATGGTTTCTGGAACTGTTTATTTAAATGAAAATTTTAAATTAAAAGAGCCCATTGGAAATATAATCGAAGTAGAAAGCGATATTTTAGGATATAAAAAATATATTTCGATAACTGAATTAATGGAATCAGAAACGAAAGAAAAAGTTCTAAAACCAAACGTTTTCAAAAATAATGAACTTATTTTAAATGATAATGTAATTCGAGATACAATTGGTGCGAGAATTGAAAATGGATCAAAAATAACTGTAAATGGAAATGTGGATTTGAGTACTGGAATTTTAATGAAAAATGGAACTGTTATAGTTAATGGAAAAGCTGGAAAAAATACCGGATCTGTGCTAAGGGGCGGAACTGTAATCATAAATGGAAATACTGGAGATTTCACGGCATCGGATATGATATCTGGAACAATAATTATTGATGGAAATGCAGGTAAATTTTTGGGATCAAAAAAGAAAAAAGGAGCAATTTATGCAAAAGATGGCTCAGCAATTCCTCCTTTAAAAAAACAATCATTAAATTCTAAGGATAAAGAAATAATTTCTAAAAATGGATTTTTTGGAGAATTTGTAAAATTTCAATAA
- a CDS encoding MGMT family protein: MKTFNEQCYDLLMQITKGKVTTYKLIAEALNTKAYRAVGNAMKNNPNVLTVPCHRVVNSNGYVGGYVNGIEKKIELLKNEGIYISDNKIINLSGYLFRF; this comes from the coding sequence ATGAAAACATTCAATGAACAGTGCTACGACCTTTTAATGCAAATTACAAAAGGAAAAGTCACAACTTACAAGCTCATAGCTGAAGCCCTAAATACCAAAGCTTATCGGGCAGTTGGAAATGCAATGAAAAATAATCCAAACGTTTTAACAGTGCCGTGTCACCGAGTTGTAAATTCTAACGGCTACGTTGGCGGATATGTAAATGGGATCGAAAAAAAGATAGAACTTTTAAAAAATGAAGGAATATATATTTCCGATAATAAAATAATTAATCTAAGTGGCTATTTATTTAGATTTTAG